In Pseudothermotoga sp., a genomic segment contains:
- the xseB gene encoding exodeoxyribonuclease VII small subunit yields the protein MKIEELMNELERIVELLNSQNLTLDESLNMYKRGVEIYRKLQEALKSIKVEIEDLYAQLQHDGVENDGDNRPTEGRND from the coding sequence ATGAAGATAGAAGAATTGATGAACGAACTTGAAAGGATCGTAGAGTTATTGAACTCGCAGAATTTGACCTTGGATGAATCTTTAAACATGTACAAAAGAGGTGTTGAAATTTACAGAAAGTTGCAAGAAGCATTAAAGAGCATCAAAGTTGAGATAGAAGATTTATATGCACAGTTACAACACGATGGGGTGGAGAACGATGGTGACAATCGACCAACTGAAGGACGCAACGATTGA
- the dxs gene encoding 1-deoxy-D-xylulose-5-phosphate synthase: MTIDQLKDATIEDLKLFAELIRKRIIEVVSKNGGHLASNLGVVELTLALYKVFDPKEDVIVWDTSHQCYTHKLLTYRWNEFSTLRMLGGISGFNCLKESPLDRFGAGHAGTALAAALGIERGLNLLGKKRNVVVVLGDGALTNGETLESLNQMKSMNSKLKIILNDNGMSIAPNVGALSEMFAKLRTNQAYVTFKGLVKKVLESSSVGRNVEEELKKIKEGLKQFIQGVDFFEALGLKHIGPVDGHDLKLLIEIFERIKSYDYPVLVHVVTQKGKGYKPAERDCVFFHSSPKFDPESGEALTVHGQISYSEVFGETLLRLAQKNERLIAITAAMPDGTGLRKFANTFPKRFIDLGITEQSCVTLAAGLASVGFRPVVAIYSTFLQRAYDQIIHDVALQDLDVIFAVDRAGLVGEDGPTHHGIFDIAFFRTVPKSRIFTPSSLQELVDLLRTVVETNVKGTVAIRYPRQTETANFEELWQRSKLIDPFRWEIVKEGGSVAFLAVGTMLKNVLEANLDATVAYVRCVKPLDEETLMKIAENHELIVTVEEGIINGGFGESVLSYLNGKGLHRKVLLIGIGDQFVPHGSREELLRLSELDPESIRNRVVSSFGKEVETRGIQVGIRRS, translated from the coding sequence GTGACAATCGACCAACTGAAGGACGCAACGATTGAAGATTTGAAGCTTTTTGCAGAGTTAATAAGAAAAAGAATCATCGAGGTTGTCTCAAAGAATGGGGGGCATTTAGCTTCCAACTTGGGTGTGGTCGAGTTGACGCTAGCTTTGTATAAAGTATTCGATCCAAAAGAGGATGTGATCGTATGGGACACATCACATCAATGTTACACACACAAGCTTTTGACTTACAGGTGGAACGAATTTTCTACCTTGAGAATGCTTGGTGGAATAAGTGGTTTCAATTGCCTCAAGGAAAGTCCGCTGGATAGATTTGGCGCCGGACACGCCGGAACAGCTCTGGCCGCTGCTTTAGGGATAGAGAGAGGTCTGAATTTATTGGGAAAAAAGAGAAACGTTGTTGTCGTACTCGGTGATGGGGCACTCACGAACGGAGAAACTTTGGAAAGTTTGAACCAAATGAAAAGTATGAATTCAAAATTGAAGATAATACTCAACGATAACGGCATGTCCATAGCTCCGAACGTCGGAGCTCTCTCGGAAATGTTTGCAAAATTACGTACGAATCAAGCTTACGTGACTTTCAAAGGTTTAGTAAAGAAGGTGCTGGAGAGCTCTTCTGTTGGAAGAAACGTTGAAGAGGAGCTGAAAAAGATCAAGGAAGGATTGAAGCAGTTCATACAAGGAGTGGACTTTTTCGAGGCGTTAGGTTTGAAGCACATTGGACCGGTGGACGGTCATGATTTGAAGTTGTTAATTGAGATTTTCGAAAGAATAAAAAGCTACGATTACCCCGTTTTAGTGCACGTTGTAACGCAGAAAGGTAAGGGATACAAACCAGCAGAGAGGGATTGTGTTTTCTTCCATAGTTCCCCAAAGTTCGATCCAGAGTCGGGTGAAGCTTTAACGGTTCATGGTCAGATTTCCTACAGTGAAGTTTTTGGAGAGACTCTCTTGAGGTTGGCTCAGAAAAACGAAAGATTGATCGCTATAACTGCTGCTATGCCAGACGGGACAGGCTTAAGAAAGTTTGCAAACACCTTTCCTAAAAGATTCATTGATCTTGGTATCACGGAGCAATCATGTGTGACTTTAGCTGCCGGACTGGCGAGTGTTGGATTCAGACCAGTTGTTGCCATATACTCGACTTTCCTACAGAGGGCGTACGATCAAATCATTCACGATGTGGCGCTTCAAGATTTGGATGTGATATTCGCTGTGGATCGAGCAGGTTTGGTTGGTGAAGATGGGCCAACTCATCATGGCATCTTTGATATTGCATTCTTTCGAACTGTCCCGAAAAGTAGGATCTTTACACCATCGAGTTTGCAAGAACTTGTTGATTTGTTAAGGACTGTGGTTGAAACGAACGTGAAAGGAACCGTTGCGATCAGATACCCTAGGCAAACGGAAACGGCAAACTTCGAAGAATTATGGCAAAGATCAAAGTTGATAGATCCATTTCGTTGGGAGATAGTCAAGGAAGGGGGCAGTGTAGCTTTTCTAGCCGTTGGTACAATGTTAAAAAATGTTTTGGAGGCTAATCTCGATGCCACTGTGGCATATGTAAGATGCGTCAAGCCGCTGGACGAAGAAACTTTGATGAAAATTGCAGAAAATCACGAACTTATAGTCACAGTAGAGGAAGGAATCATCAACGGAGGGTTTGGAGAATCAGTGTTGAGTTATCTCAATGGTAAAGGTTTACATAGAAAAGTGCTTTTGATAGGTATAGGCGATCAATTCGTTCCACACGGTAGCAGAGAGGAGCTCCTAAGGTTATCTGAGCTTGATCCCGAGAGCATTCGTAATCGTGTGGTATCATCTTTTGGAAAGGAGGTTGAAACACGTGGTATTCAAGTTGGAATACGGAGATCTTGA
- a CDS encoding Asp23/Gls24 family envelope stress response protein, translating into MVFKLEYGDLEVSLKALKKLAYIATLQSYGPVNISSDSFFGKLFGEKEEERIKVEEHDNGKIVVDIYIEVEYGVKITEVAKNIMESVSHVMRSVGGCEDVEVNVHVTGVR; encoded by the coding sequence GTGGTATTCAAGTTGGAATACGGAGATCTTGAAGTGAGCTTGAAAGCGCTGAAGAAGCTTGCTTACATAGCGACTCTGCAAAGTTATGGTCCTGTGAACATCTCCTCGGACAGTTTTTTCGGAAAGTTGTTCGGTGAGAAAGAGGAAGAAAGAATCAAAGTTGAAGAGCACGATAATGGGAAAATCGTAGTTGATATTTACATAGAAGTGGAGTATGGTGTGAAGATCACCGAAGTGGCCAAGAACATCATGGAGAGCGTTTCACATGTCATGCGTAGTGTTGGCGGTTGTGAAGATGTTGAAGTCAATGTACACGTAACGGGTGTTCGTTGA
- a CDS encoding DAK2 domain-containing protein, which produces MSKVNGKFMKLAFEKGTEELALHVDELNALNVFPVPDGDTGSNMLATMREGCKYLEQLTKTDLQSVMEAIKNGTLMGARGNSGVILSQVFRGFAIYCEKKKTLEPKDILGMFKEAKNVAYKAVIKPVEGTILTVLRRIVERSSEAENLQDFSELFRWIVQVAEETVRETPKLLPVLREANVVDAGAKGLFYILKGFYAAALGEQANLELVTSVTGEVTIELPQEELTYQYCTEVMIKRENSFSGADIETFRNFLEKLGDSAVVVHDVNVLKTHVHTNNPGLVIEEALKYGEILKVKIDNMKLQHEHVVQQVEQRKKYGFVAVSPGQGISTVLRNLGVDQIVRGGQTMNPSTADLKIAIEKVNADVVFVFPNNPNIQLAAKQAAEQINNKKIFLIPTNTVQECISAMMAFDPNESEETLFKKFNEAAGYIIALSITKAVRDAKHNGTKIKKGEYMIMKGKSLVAHGQSLKQALHRALLALDLRGREVVTIFKGQEASDEEVSILENVFQKVMENPQIDIYEGGQPHYPYLLMIE; this is translated from the coding sequence TTGTCGAAAGTGAATGGCAAATTCATGAAGCTCGCGTTTGAGAAAGGAACTGAAGAACTCGCTCTTCATGTTGATGAACTCAACGCGTTGAATGTTTTTCCAGTCCCAGATGGAGACACTGGCTCAAACATGCTCGCAACGATGAGGGAAGGGTGTAAATACTTAGAGCAACTGACAAAAACTGATTTGCAATCTGTTATGGAAGCCATAAAGAATGGTACGCTCATGGGAGCGCGTGGAAATTCCGGTGTGATTCTCTCCCAGGTTTTCAGAGGTTTTGCCATCTATTGTGAGAAAAAGAAAACATTGGAACCAAAGGATATACTGGGGATGTTCAAGGAAGCCAAGAATGTCGCTTATAAAGCCGTCATCAAGCCAGTCGAGGGTACCATACTCACGGTGCTGAGGAGGATTGTGGAGCGCTCGAGCGAGGCAGAGAATTTACAAGACTTTTCAGAACTGTTTCGTTGGATCGTGCAGGTGGCGGAAGAAACAGTTCGAGAAACACCAAAATTACTGCCTGTGTTGAGGGAAGCAAATGTGGTTGACGCGGGTGCGAAAGGGCTTTTCTATATTCTCAAAGGTTTTTATGCTGCGGCACTCGGTGAACAAGCAAATTTAGAGCTTGTGACCAGTGTCACGGGAGAAGTGACGATCGAGTTACCCCAGGAAGAACTGACGTATCAATATTGCACGGAGGTGATGATAAAAAGAGAAAACAGTTTTTCTGGTGCGGATATAGAAACCTTCAGGAACTTTTTGGAAAAACTTGGAGATTCCGCCGTAGTAGTGCACGACGTGAATGTTTTAAAAACGCACGTGCATACGAACAATCCTGGTTTAGTCATAGAGGAAGCACTGAAGTACGGAGAAATCTTGAAAGTCAAGATAGACAACATGAAATTACAGCACGAACATGTGGTACAACAAGTTGAGCAGAGGAAAAAGTATGGATTCGTCGCGGTCTCACCGGGACAAGGCATTAGCACTGTACTGAGAAACCTCGGTGTAGATCAAATAGTTCGTGGTGGGCAAACGATGAATCCAAGCACGGCTGATTTGAAAATCGCCATCGAAAAGGTGAATGCTGATGTGGTCTTTGTTTTTCCCAACAACCCAAACATTCAGTTGGCTGCGAAACAAGCAGCAGAACAGATCAACAATAAAAAGATCTTTCTGATACCAACAAACACGGTTCAAGAATGCATTTCCGCGATGATGGCGTTCGACCCCAACGAGTCAGAAGAAACGCTTTTCAAAAAATTCAACGAGGCTGCTGGTTATATAATCGCCTTGAGCATCACGAAAGCTGTGAGGGACGCAAAGCATAACGGCACGAAGATCAAAAAGGGAGAATATATGATAATGAAAGGAAAATCCCTGGTAGCGCATGGTCAATCGTTGAAACAAGCTTTACATAGAGCTTTGTTAGCTTTAGACTTAAGGGGAAGGGAAGTCGTTACTATCTTTAAAGGTCAGGAAGCCTCCGATGAAGAGGTGTCGATTTTGGAAAATGTCTTTCAAAAGGTTATGGAAAATCCTCAGATCGATATCTATGAAGGAGGTCAACCGCACTATCCATACCTGTTGATGATCGAATGA
- the tdh gene encoding L-threonine 3-dehydrogenase: MKALVKTSMAEGLTMMEVPEPQELGPTEVLIRVRTASICGSDVHIYKWDSWAQSRIKPPIIIGHEFSGVVEAVGEAVEVVKVGDYVACETHIPCLSCIQCRTNRMHVCRNMKIIGVDINGAFAEYVKVPQTVVWKLSAEIEPIFASVMEPFGNAVHTALVEDLTGKTVFVSGVGPIGAMAIQIAKVSGAALVIASEIKEYRKSLAIANGADIVIDPTKEDVEKRVMELTDGNGVDVFLEMSGSPEALKQGLKVTTNGGTVSILGLYGRDIPINVDELLTFKGIRAFGITGRKMFETWYVADKLLKHKKVDLSKIVTHVINFNDWEEGFRLMMSGRCGKVVMKF, from the coding sequence GTGAAAGCTTTGGTTAAAACATCCATGGCGGAAGGTCTCACAATGATGGAAGTACCGGAACCGCAAGAACTTGGCCCAACTGAAGTACTAATAAGGGTTAGAACAGCTTCAATTTGCGGTTCAGACGTTCATATTTACAAATGGGACAGCTGGGCTCAAAGCCGTATAAAACCACCCATCATAATTGGGCATGAGTTTTCTGGCGTTGTGGAAGCTGTCGGTGAAGCTGTTGAAGTCGTAAAAGTTGGTGATTATGTGGCTTGCGAAACTCACATTCCATGTTTGAGCTGTATTCAATGCCGCACCAACAGGATGCACGTGTGTAGGAACATGAAAATCATCGGTGTGGACATCAACGGTGCATTCGCTGAATACGTGAAAGTACCACAAACGGTCGTCTGGAAATTATCTGCCGAGATAGAGCCAATTTTCGCGTCAGTCATGGAGCCATTTGGTAATGCAGTACATACGGCCTTAGTGGAAGATCTAACTGGTAAGACTGTGTTTGTGAGTGGTGTGGGACCTATAGGTGCCATGGCAATACAAATAGCAAAAGTGTCAGGTGCCGCTTTGGTCATAGCTTCAGAAATCAAGGAATATAGAAAATCACTCGCCATTGCTAACGGAGCTGATATTGTGATTGACCCAACAAAAGAAGATGTCGAAAAACGAGTAATGGAGCTGACTGATGGAAACGGTGTGGATGTTTTTCTTGAGATGTCTGGAAGTCCTGAGGCACTCAAGCAGGGATTAAAAGTAACAACGAACGGAGGAACTGTGTCCATCCTCGGACTCTACGGTAGAGATATTCCCATCAATGTGGATGAATTGCTAACCTTCAAGGGAATCAGAGCATTCGGGATAACCGGCAGAAAGATGTTCGAAACTTGGTATGTGGCAGACAAACTTTTGAAGCACAAGAAGGTCGATCTTTCCAAGATCGTGACACATGTGATAAATTTCAATGATTGGGAAGAAGGCTTCAGATTAATGATGAGTGGGCGATGCGGAAAAGTTGTCATGAAGTTCTGA
- a CDS encoding aminotransferase class I/II-fold pyridoxal phosphate-dependent enzyme has protein sequence MAVDRLEKVLFEEIEQLKKEGRAKGKEFIIVDVKKPSDGKGPRYLLKGFGEREFIRMNSNSYLGMSLKEEIIKIEEETVRKFGVGPGAVRFISGTFQPHRDLEKALARFHAREEAMIYSAAYVTVIGVIAALVTPETIVISDELNHNCIINAVRLARPKERLIYRHLDMKDLEEKIVQSIGKAERLIIVTDGVFSMRGDYAPLNVIQALAEKYDRHFSQNIITVVDDSHGVGAFGETGRGTEEVTGSKADLLIGTLGKAFGVNGGYVVSSETVITYLREKAITYIYSNPITPAEAACALKVLQILDSSEGRERLSYLRGLTRRFREGIVRLGYETIESEHPIVPLLVRDTARTADMVNYLIEHGVLATGLNYPVVPKGDETIRFQVNADHTPADIDYVLGVLEKYKKERKV, from the coding sequence GTGGCGGTAGACAGATTGGAAAAGGTTTTGTTCGAAGAAATAGAACAATTGAAGAAAGAAGGACGAGCAAAGGGTAAAGAGTTCATCATAGTCGATGTGAAAAAACCTTCCGATGGGAAGGGTCCAAGGTATCTTTTGAAAGGGTTTGGTGAGAGGGAATTCATAAGGATGAATTCAAACTCTTACCTTGGTATGTCATTGAAAGAAGAAATCATAAAAATCGAGGAAGAAACGGTTCGAAAGTTCGGTGTGGGACCTGGGGCTGTGAGATTCATCAGTGGGACTTTTCAGCCACACCGAGATCTTGAAAAAGCTTTAGCAAGGTTCCATGCGAGAGAGGAAGCCATGATCTACAGTGCAGCGTATGTCACTGTGATAGGCGTCATAGCTGCTTTGGTCACGCCCGAAACAATTGTGATCAGCGATGAATTGAATCACAATTGCATCATAAATGCTGTGAGGCTGGCAAGACCCAAAGAGAGGCTCATTTACAGACACCTCGACATGAAGGATCTTGAAGAGAAGATCGTTCAAAGCATTGGTAAAGCCGAAAGGTTGATCATCGTTACTGATGGTGTGTTCAGCATGAGGGGAGACTACGCACCTTTGAATGTAATACAAGCACTAGCTGAGAAATATGATCGACATTTCAGTCAGAACATCATCACGGTTGTTGATGATTCGCATGGAGTTGGTGCGTTCGGTGAAACTGGTAGAGGCACAGAGGAAGTGACAGGATCTAAAGCAGACTTGCTCATCGGAACGCTTGGTAAAGCGTTTGGTGTCAATGGAGGTTATGTTGTTTCGAGTGAAACTGTCATAACGTACCTCAGAGAAAAAGCCATCACTTACATCTATTCGAATCCAATCACTCCAGCAGAAGCTGCCTGTGCCCTGAAAGTTCTTCAGATTTTGGATAGTTCCGAAGGTAGAGAAAGGCTTTCATATCTACGCGGTTTGACAAGAAGGTTTCGTGAAGGAATCGTCAGATTGGGTTACGAAACGATCGAGAGTGAACATCCCATCGTACCTTTGCTTGTCAGGGACACTGCACGAACTGCCGATATGGTGAATTATTTGATCGAGCATGGCGTACTCGCAACAGGTTTAAATTACCCGGTTGTTCCAAAGGGTGATGAGACCATAAGATTTCAAGTGAACGCTGATCATACACCTGCTGACATAGATTACGTACTGGGTGTGTTGGAAAAATACAAAAAAGAGCGAAAAGTTTGA
- a CDS encoding ABC transporter substrate-binding protein — MKKLLVVVTLLVAFSVFAQTVNWAFLQEPKTLNPWNHYGPNATVWNSYILGPRYGALYAYSDVRFDWIPSIASDFPKIVQEGNLWVYIVPLRKDVKWSDGTRLTADDVVWTMNTVKKLIVDYGLGGNWASMIDKDYFVKAEKVDDFTIKVYFTQPSLAKANFGALMMPILSKKYWEPKVEEALKTGAPLQTLYNYDIADEPIVGAFSFVRWEKGAFVQVKARADYYDKGAVLTLFKNGAVEIKNPNTGFYWSGYGEPKGEKELELVTGPYVSDIIYRFYLNRAAAITSLINGDVSFIFNPLGLVRGEMDQLAKVSGIKMITNNVNGFRYMAFNLRRYPMSIKEFRQAIAALIDREFLCSRVLGGQAFPQYSVVPSGNVFWYNPKTAELSPGYNMSYGDRRKLAIDLLKKAGFKWVVEPKIEGNNVVRQGRGLIAPNGQRIEQIELLAPGTGYDPMRATMALYIERWANEIGIPIKANLVDFNYIVQKVWDEPFNFDIYMLGWSLGYYPDHIADFFHSKRAGVGDFNAAGYNNPEFDKLADEFLAASEITKAKELAFKLQEILAQDLPYIVLFDTPILEAYRIDQIIFPYEKTLSGLQYVSGTPTLVKVVK, encoded by the coding sequence ATGAAGAAATTACTAGTAGTTGTTACACTTCTCGTCGCATTCTCAGTTTTTGCACAAACCGTGAATTGGGCTTTCTTACAGGAACCAAAAACGTTGAATCCTTGGAACCATTACGGTCCAAACGCCACAGTATGGAACAGTTACATCTTGGGACCAAGGTATGGTGCATTGTACGCTTATTCTGACGTGAGATTCGACTGGATCCCAAGCATTGCGTCAGACTTTCCGAAGATCGTTCAGGAAGGAAACCTCTGGGTGTACATCGTTCCACTCAGAAAGGATGTAAAATGGTCCGATGGTACCCGTTTGACCGCTGATGATGTAGTTTGGACAATGAATACTGTTAAGAAGTTGATTGTAGATTACGGTCTTGGTGGAAACTGGGCGAGTATGATCGACAAGGACTATTTTGTCAAGGCAGAGAAAGTCGATGACTTCACGATCAAAGTATACTTCACACAACCCAGTTTGGCGAAAGCTAACTTTGGAGCTTTGATGATGCCTATACTGTCGAAAAAATATTGGGAACCAAAAGTTGAAGAAGCACTGAAAACGGGAGCACCATTGCAGACTCTCTATAACTACGATATAGCTGATGAGCCGATAGTAGGGGCATTCAGCTTCGTCAGGTGGGAAAAAGGTGCCTTCGTGCAGGTCAAGGCTAGAGCGGATTACTACGATAAAGGTGCCGTACTGACGCTGTTCAAAAACGGGGCTGTTGAAATTAAGAATCCCAACACCGGTTTCTATTGGTCTGGATATGGTGAACCGAAGGGAGAAAAAGAACTCGAATTAGTCACAGGGCCGTACGTATCTGACATCATCTACAGATTCTATTTGAACAGAGCCGCTGCGATCACCTCGTTGATCAATGGAGATGTGAGCTTCATATTCAACCCACTCGGTTTGGTTAGAGGAGAAATGGATCAACTGGCGAAAGTCAGCGGAATAAAGATGATAACCAACAACGTGAACGGCTTTAGGTACATGGCATTCAACTTGAGAAGATATCCAATGAGCATCAAAGAGTTCAGACAAGCTATAGCTGCTCTCATCGATAGGGAATTTCTATGTTCAAGGGTTCTTGGAGGCCAAGCGTTCCCACAGTACAGTGTTGTGCCGTCTGGAAACGTATTTTGGTACAATCCAAAGACTGCAGAGCTTTCGCCTGGTTACAACATGAGTTACGGTGATAGGAGAAAACTGGCCATCGATCTGCTCAAAAAAGCGGGGTTCAAGTGGGTAGTTGAACCCAAGATTGAGGGCAACAACGTGGTTAGACAAGGTAGAGGTCTTATCGCTCCAAACGGTCAAAGGATCGAACAAATTGAATTGCTTGCGCCTGGCACTGGTTACGATCCGATGAGAGCAACGATGGCTCTCTACATTGAAAGGTGGGCCAACGAAATAGGTATCCCCATAAAGGCTAACCTGGTCGACTTCAACTACATCGTGCAAAAAGTTTGGGACGAACCATTCAATTTTGACATTTATATGCTTGGTTGGAGCTTGGGTTATTATCCAGATCACATTGCTGACTTCTTCCACAGCAAACGTGCTGGTGTTGGTGATTTCAATGCCGCTGGATACAACAATCCTGAGTTCGACAAGCTTGCTGACGAATTCCTCGCAGCTTCGGAAATAACTAAAGCAAAAGAACTTGCGTTCAAGTTGCAAGAAATCTTGGCTCAAGATCTTCCATACATCGTTTTGTTCGATACCCCGATACTCGAAGCTTACAGAATCGATCAGATCATCTTCCCATACGAAAAAACACTTTCAGGATTGCAATACGTCTCTGGTACACCAACTCTGGTCAAAGTTGTGAAGTAA
- a CDS encoding ABC transporter permease, producing MLKFLGKRVLQIVVLMFIYVTVVYWLIEAMPGSFVDQYLLNPKLTPEIRENLKRQFGFDKPAHMRYLIYMKNFLTLDLGISFSYFPSKVTTIIAERLPRTVFLFVTSTLVSYALGYNLGKRAAWKRSGALDKTTTLVGIVFWTIFLPLLAIFNIWLFGVILKILPLNQFIDPNLWKTTTFSAQSIFIKLLTNALIFLIVLLIVLLVSSKLKTLLAKKAVLYASSISTIVISIVTWILSGYSIYAWDIIKHMVLPVLTLTLYSFAGSMLVMRDTMLDVIREDYITTAKAKGLPDDIVRDKHAARNALLPLVTNFVISLGFTVGGGIITETMFSWPGIGRAYLEALNAQDTPLLIGLLVFTGIFVLIAHLVADVLYAVLDPRIRY from the coding sequence GTGCTGAAATTTCTGGGCAAAAGGGTGCTGCAAATAGTTGTGCTCATGTTCATCTATGTGACGGTGGTTTATTGGTTGATCGAGGCAATGCCAGGTAGCTTCGTCGATCAGTATTTATTGAATCCAAAGCTCACACCTGAAATCAGAGAAAATTTAAAGCGCCAGTTTGGTTTTGATAAACCTGCTCACATGAGATATCTCATCTACATGAAGAACTTTCTCACGTTAGATTTGGGGATTTCTTTTTCATATTTCCCATCCAAAGTAACCACCATCATTGCTGAAAGACTGCCAAGGACTGTATTTCTCTTTGTCACTTCTACTCTTGTTTCTTATGCCCTTGGGTACAATCTGGGAAAACGTGCAGCTTGGAAAAGAAGTGGTGCTCTTGATAAGACTACCACTCTTGTTGGTATCGTTTTCTGGACGATTTTTTTACCCCTACTCGCGATATTCAACATTTGGCTGTTCGGTGTGATACTGAAAATACTTCCTTTGAACCAGTTCATCGATCCAAATTTGTGGAAGACAACCACGTTCTCTGCCCAGTCGATATTCATAAAGCTTCTGACTAACGCTTTGATTTTTCTCATCGTTTTGTTGATAGTTCTCTTGGTGTCGAGTAAGCTCAAGACATTGCTTGCCAAAAAAGCTGTTTTGTATGCTTCTTCCATTTCCACGATAGTAATTTCGATCGTGACGTGGATCCTCTCAGGCTATTCAATTTATGCCTGGGATATCATAAAACACATGGTACTTCCAGTGTTAACTCTCACACTTTACTCGTTCGCTGGTAGTATGCTCGTCATGCGCGACACCATGTTGGATGTGATCAGAGAGGATTACATAACCACCGCCAAAGCCAAGGGCTTGCCGGACGACATTGTTCGTGACAAACACGCGGCGAGAAATGCTTTGCTGCCTTTAGTAACCAACTTCGTCATCAGTTTGGGTTTCACAGTAGGGGGAGGCATCATCACCGAGACGATGTTCTCTTGGCCTGGCATTGGGCGCGCTTACTTAGAAGCTTTGAACGCTCAGGATACACCTTTGTTGATAGGTCTTTTGGTCTTCACCGGTATCTTCGTTTTAATTGCCCATCTTGTGGCTGATGTACTTTACGCTGTTCTCGATCCACGCATCAGGTACTGA
- a CDS encoding ABC transporter permease, producing the protein MTDLTVAEPLWRIRLRLWLRSLKTGWELFREKKLALFGLGVIIFFAIFGLMYPFYPWLMKNIFWKNDLFTYQTFMPYDPVIGFDPNILTHPSPPSLRHPLGTDPLGRDILAMIMYSTPREFVLGITAALITVIIGTIIGASAAYYGGIIDTFFMRLADIVMLFPSLALLMVLSAFIELTLFRLALIMGVLAGFGSITLVLKAQALTVKVRPFIDAAKATGASDAYIIFRHIIPNILPLSFLYMMFNVTGAIFTEAVLSFLGLANIRMSWGVIIQMAESSGYLMGASIGTYWWLWLPAGACITLLCSSFYFLGRGLEEIVNPRLRKR; encoded by the coding sequence GTGACTGATCTGACAGTTGCAGAACCTCTGTGGAGAATAAGATTAAGGCTTTGGCTCAGATCACTTAAGACTGGTTGGGAGCTCTTCAGGGAGAAAAAACTTGCATTGTTTGGTTTAGGTGTGATAATATTCTTCGCAATCTTTGGTTTGATGTATCCATTTTATCCATGGTTGATGAAAAACATTTTTTGGAAAAACGATCTTTTCACTTACCAAACGTTCATGCCCTACGATCCAGTCATAGGTTTCGATCCTAACATACTCACTCATCCATCACCACCTTCTCTCAGGCATCCTTTGGGGACGGATCCGCTCGGAAGAGATATCTTAGCGATGATCATGTATAGTACACCAAGAGAATTCGTACTCGGTATCACTGCGGCACTCATCACCGTGATCATAGGAACGATCATTGGAGCCAGTGCCGCTTACTATGGTGGTATCATAGACACGTTTTTCATGAGGCTCGCTGATATCGTCATGTTGTTTCCAAGCTTAGCACTGTTGATGGTACTGAGTGCTTTCATTGAATTGACGCTCTTTAGGCTTGCACTGATCATGGGTGTTCTTGCTGGTTTTGGTTCAATAACGTTGGTCCTCAAGGCTCAAGCTTTGACAGTGAAGGTGAGACCTTTCATAGATGCGGCTAAAGCAACTGGGGCAAGTGATGCCTACATCATATTCAGACACATTATTCCAAACATTCTGCCACTCTCGTTTCTCTACATGATGTTCAACGTCACTGGAGCCATCTTCACGGAAGCTGTTTTGTCGTTCCTTGGTTTAGCGAATATACGCATGAGCTGGGGAGTCATCATACAGATGGCTGAATCTTCGGGTTATCTGATGGGGGCCAGCATTGGTACGTACTGGTGGTTGTGGCTTCCTGCGGGTGCATGCATCACGCTACTGTGTTCTTCGTTCTATTTCTTAGGTCGCGGTCTTGAAGAGATAGTCAATCCGAGACTGAGGAAGAGGTGA